A single window of Nicotiana sylvestris chromosome 3, ASM39365v2, whole genome shotgun sequence DNA harbors:
- the LOC138887705 gene encoding uncharacterized protein, with product MIASLELSKSLGAKVIEAKCDSLLVVNQVNKSFEVREDRMQRYLDKLQITLHRFKEWTLDHVPREQISEDDALANLGSSVKEDDIVPGTVVQLSKFVVEEGHAEINSTSLTWDWRNKYTDYLKNGKLPSDHKESRALRAKAARFALDKDGNLYRRTFDGPLAVCLGPEDTDYVQREIYKALVGTILVPNLWSAKLSEQDTIGTTWKKILRNLSKNVISVNDLHR from the coding sequence ATGATTGCAAGTCTTGAGCTATCCAAAAGCTTGGGAGCAAAAGTCATCGAAGCCAAGTGTGATTCTCTATTGGTGGTAAATCAGGTAAACAAGAGTTTCgaggttcgagaggatagaatgcagCGGTACCTGGATAAGCTACAAATAactttgcaccgcttcaaggagtggactctagaTCACGTACCCCGAGAACAAATTAGTGAGGATGATGCACTTGCTAATTTGGGATCTTCGGTCAAAGAAGACGACATCGTCCCGGGGACTGTCGTTCAACTATCAAAGTTTGtggttgaagagggtcatgccgagataaattcaaCAAGCTTAACGTGGGACTGGAGAAATAAGTATACCGACTATTTGAAGAATGGAAAACTTCCATCAGACcacaaagaatcgagggccctacgaGCCAAGGCTGCTAGGTTTGCATTAGACAAAGATGGAAATTTGTATCGAAGAacattcgatggaccattggcggtGTGCTTGGGGCCAgaggacaccgattatgttcaaCGAGAAATCTAcaaggcacttgtgggaaccattctGGTGCCGAATCTTTGGTCCGCAAAATTATCAGAGCAGGACACTAtagggacaacatggaaaaagatactaaggaatttatcaaaaaatgtgataagtgtcaatgatttgcaccgatga
- the LOC104215408 gene encoding uncharacterized protein isoform X1: MFAKIFEKLNPTPPHSASRGNEKLTDLEATIAVHYGIPSTASILAFDPIQQLLVIGTLDGRIKVIGGSNVEGLLFSPKPLPFKNLEFLQNQGFLVGVSNGNEIQVWDLENRRMSSNLQWESNITAFSMIYDTHYMFVGDEYGYLSVLKYESREGSLELLPYHIPPNLIAEAAEISMPDQLAIVGLLPQPSSLGNRVLIAYENGLIILWDVTEDRAVLVKKYKQLHVKDEIVVHASKNASEEKFRGSSDNQEGEKEISALCWLSSDGSILAVGYVDGDILLWNLSVPGKKSSEAEASSSYVKLQLSAGDRRLPVIILRWSANNAQNGCGGQLFVYGGDAIGSEESLTVLNLDWSSGIAALKCVERVDLGLDGSFADAIVVSNANGTGIDDASSLFVLTNPGQLHFYDKTSLSALKSNPKKKHADFAVKCPTVVPTLEPRITVANLYPVDRKWNSSRTPSEEVKKAQLHPAHGVTEREIKMPSVAGQLPLTEDGGIERILVAGYLDGSVRLWNATFPVFSLIATLEAQVEGIQDTGPRTAISALDFSSTALTLAIGHQCGQVCVYSLMGQSKTTSLNLVPDTEQDVQCCPGDACFQFSLVKSPVSILKFVAVGSRLVAGFESGQVAMLDICSSSALFVTDCLSSSSSGITSVAVNTLADAREDTVDHCEEGTTNAHPKEVISVLTRDAEVVLLDGSTGNKISSQAKHTKEMSTAISLYILDDITSVAEKLQKHSSTLDSAVQPEDLRQTCVDYQILLCCQNGLHLHSLSSIIQGGVNPIREVKLAKPCSWTSILKNDAEKYGLVLVYQSGAVEIRSLPDLNVVGESSLMSILRWNSKINMDKTISSPGKGMISLVNGSEFAILSLLAFGNDFRIPEALPSLHNKSLGAAADDAVGTSQHQKKKQNATAGIFGGIMKGLKGFKGQQAADYSNARDSLVTHLENIFSRFPFSDPTNVMDDLGSLELKLDDIEIDEPVHVTSSSLSSDDFRKEKETDRDRLLEGGTSDAKPRQRTREEIIAKYRNKGDAASAAAEAKDKLLERQEKLERLSKNTQELQSGAENFADLAGELVKAMEKRKWWNL, translated from the exons ATGTTTGCTAAAATCTTTGAAAAGCTCAATCCTACGCCCCCG CATAGTGCATCCCGAGGAAATGAGAAATTGACAGACCTGGAAGCAACAATTGCTGTTCACTATGGGATTCCATCTACAGCGTCTATTCTGGCATTTGACCCTATACAACAACTCTTGGTGATAGGAACATT GGATGGAAGGATTAAAGTGATTGGTGGATCTAATGTTGAGGGCCTTCTTTTTTCTCCTAAGCCATTACCATTCAAGAATTTGGAG TTCCTGCAAAACCAAGGATTTTTAGTGGGCGTCTCAAATGGAAATGAAATTCAG GTTTGGGATCTAGAAAACAGGAGAATGTCTTCTAATTTACAATGGGAGTCCAATATTACTGCATTCTCCATGATCTATGACACTCATTACAT GTTTGTGGGTGATGAATATGGTTATCTCTCTGTTCTGAAGTACGAGAGCAGAGAAGGGAGCTTGGAACTGCTACCTTATCACATTCCTCCGAATCTTATAGCTG AAGCTGCTGAGATTTCAATGCCTGATCAACTAGCCATTGTTGGTTTACTTCCCCAACCTAGTTCACTTGGAAATAG GGTCCTAATTGCTTATGAGAATGGATTAATTATTCTCTGGGACGTTACAGAAGATCGAGCTGTTCTTGTTAAAAAGTATAAACAGCTCCATGTGAAGGATGAAATTGTTGTTCATGCTTCAAAAAATGCAAGTGAAGAGAAGTTTCGTGGTTCATCAGATAATCAAGAAGGGGAAAAGGAAATAAGCGCACTCTGTTGGTTGTCATCTGATGGGTCAATTTTGGCTGTTGGTTATGTTGATGGAGATATCTTGTTGTGGAACTTATCAGTTCCTGGCAAGAAAAGTTCAGAGGCTGAAGCATCCTCTAGTTATGTCAAGCTGCAACTCTCAGCAGGAGATAGAAGACTCCCTGTTATTATTCTGCGTTGGTCTGCTAACAATGCACAGAATGGTTGTGGGGGCCAATTGTTTGTCTATGGTGGTGATGCAATTGGATCAGAGGAGTCCTTGACG GTCTTGAATCTTGATTGGTCCTCTGGGATAGCAGCACTGAAATGTGTTGAAAGAGTAGACCTTGGACTTGATGGATCTTTTGCAGATGCCATTGTAGTTTCAAATGCTAATGGAACAGGAATTGATGATGCTTCTTCCTTGTTTGTGTTGACAAATCCAGGGCAACTGCACTTTTATGACAAGACAAGCTTGTCTGCTTTAAAATCTAACCCAAAGAAGAAGCATGCAGATTTTGCTGTTAAGTGTCCTACAGTTGTACCTACCCTTGAACCACGTATAACTGTGGCAAACCTATATCCAGTGGATAGGAAATGGAATTCCTCAAGGACTCCTTCCGAG GAAGTTAAGAAAGCACAACTCCATCCAGCTCATGGTGTGACTGAACGGGAGATCAAAATGCCTAGTGTTGCCGGACAACTTCCTCTTACTGAGGATGGTGGAATAGAGAGAATACTTGTTGCTGGCTATCTGGATGGATCTGTCCGTCTGTGGAATGCAACATTTCCAGTCTTTTCACTTATAGCTACTCTGGAAGCTCAG GTGGAGGGCATTCAAGACACTGGTCCTAGAACAGCAATATCTGCTTTGGATTTCTCCTCCACTGCTTTAACTCTTGCCATTGGCCACCAATGTGGCCAG GTTTGTGTTTATAGCCTCATGGGGCAGTCTAAGACAACTAGCTTGAACTTGGTTCCGGATACTGAACAGGATG TTCAGTGCTGTCCAGGTGATGCTTGCTTTCAGTTTTCCCTTGTAAAATCTCCAGTAAGCATCCTAAAATTTGTAGCTGTGGGCTCCAGACTTGTCGCAGGATTTGAAAGCGGCCAG GTTGCCATGCTTGATATTTGTTCATCATCAGCCTTGTTCGTTACGGATTGTTTATCCAGCTCAAGTTCCGGAATCACTTCTGTGGCTGTGAATACATTAGCTGATGCTCGTGAAGACACTGTGGACCACTGTGAAGAGGGAACAACAAATGCACATCCGAAAGAGGTTATTTCAGTATTAACCAGAGATGCAGAAGTGGTTTTGCTCGATGGCTCCACCGGCAATAAAATTAGCTCTCAGGCAAAACACACAAAGGAAATGTCAACTGCTATATCTCTGTATATTTTAG ATGACATCACCTCTGTCGCTGAAAAGTTGCAAAAGCATTCTTCAACACTAGACAGTGCTGTGCAGCCTGAAGATTTGAGACAGACATGTGTGGATTACCAAATTTTGCTTTGTTGTCAGAATGGCTTGCATTTGCACTCTTTAAGTTCTATAATTCAG GGCGGTGTCAACCCTATTCGTGAAGTTAAACTTGCTAAACCATGTTCTTGGACTTCCATTCTTAAGAATGATGCTGAAAAATATGGACTGGTTTTAGTATATCAGAGTGGAGCAGTTGAAATAAG GTCCTTGCCGGATCTTAATGTCGTGGGAGAATCCTCACTAATGTCTATACTTCGATGGAATTCCAAGATAAACATGGATAAGACCATAAGTTCTCCTGGTAAAGGGATGATTTCACTG GTGAATGGGTCTGAATTTGCTATTTTATCTCTGTTGGCCTTCGGAAATGATTTTAG GATTCCGGAAGCTTTACCCTCGCTTCATAATAAATCTCTCGGGGCTGCTGCAGATGATGCTGTCGGTACATCCCAACATCAAAAGAAGAAACAG AATGCTACCGCCGGTATTTTTGGTGGCATCATGAAGGGGTTGAAAGGGTTTAAAGGACAGCAGGCTGCTGATTACAGTAACGCTCGAGATTCTCTTGTTACTCATCTGGAAAACATATTCTCTAGATTTCCGTTCTCAGACCCTACAAATGTAATGGATGACCTTGGAAGCCTGGAACTGAAGTTAG ATGATATTGAAATTGATGAACCTGTTCATGTTACTTCATCatctctcagcagtgatgatttCAGAAAAG AAAAGGAGACCGATAGAGACAGGTTATTGGAAGGTGGTACTAGTGATGCCAAGCCACGACAAAGAACTCGTGAAGAAATCATTGCTAAATATAGAAACAAGGGG GATGCTGCCTCTGCTGCAGCGGAGGCAAAAGATAAGCTTCTTGAGCGTCAGGAGAAACTCGAG AGGCTCAGTAAAAACACTCAGGAGCTACAAAGCGGGGCTGAAAACTTTGCGGATCTCGCAGGTGAGCTTGTCAAGGCCATGGAGAAACGCAAGTGGTGGAACCTGTAA
- the LOC104215408 gene encoding uncharacterized protein isoform X2: protein MSSNLQWESNITAFSMIYDTHYMFVGDEYGYLSVLKYESREGSLELLPYHIPPNLIAEAAEISMPDQLAIVGLLPQPSSLGNRVLIAYENGLIILWDVTEDRAVLVKKYKQLHVKDEIVVHASKNASEEKFRGSSDNQEGEKEISALCWLSSDGSILAVGYVDGDILLWNLSVPGKKSSEAEASSSYVKLQLSAGDRRLPVIILRWSANNAQNGCGGQLFVYGGDAIGSEESLTVLNLDWSSGIAALKCVERVDLGLDGSFADAIVVSNANGTGIDDASSLFVLTNPGQLHFYDKTSLSALKSNPKKKHADFAVKCPTVVPTLEPRITVANLYPVDRKWNSSRTPSEEVKKAQLHPAHGVTEREIKMPSVAGQLPLTEDGGIERILVAGYLDGSVRLWNATFPVFSLIATLEAQVEGIQDTGPRTAISALDFSSTALTLAIGHQCGQVCVYSLMGQSKTTSLNLVPDTEQDVQCCPGDACFQFSLVKSPVSILKFVAVGSRLVAGFESGQVAMLDICSSSALFVTDCLSSSSSGITSVAVNTLADAREDTVDHCEEGTTNAHPKEVISVLTRDAEVVLLDGSTGNKISSQAKHTKEMSTAISLYILDDITSVAEKLQKHSSTLDSAVQPEDLRQTCVDYQILLCCQNGLHLHSLSSIIQGGVNPIREVKLAKPCSWTSILKNDAEKYGLVLVYQSGAVEIRSLPDLNVVGESSLMSILRWNSKINMDKTISSPGKGMISLVNGSEFAILSLLAFGNDFRIPEALPSLHNKSLGAAADDAVGTSQHQKKKQNATAGIFGGIMKGLKGFKGQQAADYSNARDSLVTHLENIFSRFPFSDPTNVMDDLGSLELKLDDIEIDEPVHVTSSSLSSDDFRKEKETDRDRLLEGGTSDAKPRQRTREEIIAKYRNKGDAASAAAEAKDKLLERQEKLERLSKNTQELQSGAENFADLAGELVKAMEKRKWWNL from the exons ATGTCTTCTAATTTACAATGGGAGTCCAATATTACTGCATTCTCCATGATCTATGACACTCATTACAT GTTTGTGGGTGATGAATATGGTTATCTCTCTGTTCTGAAGTACGAGAGCAGAGAAGGGAGCTTGGAACTGCTACCTTATCACATTCCTCCGAATCTTATAGCTG AAGCTGCTGAGATTTCAATGCCTGATCAACTAGCCATTGTTGGTTTACTTCCCCAACCTAGTTCACTTGGAAATAG GGTCCTAATTGCTTATGAGAATGGATTAATTATTCTCTGGGACGTTACAGAAGATCGAGCTGTTCTTGTTAAAAAGTATAAACAGCTCCATGTGAAGGATGAAATTGTTGTTCATGCTTCAAAAAATGCAAGTGAAGAGAAGTTTCGTGGTTCATCAGATAATCAAGAAGGGGAAAAGGAAATAAGCGCACTCTGTTGGTTGTCATCTGATGGGTCAATTTTGGCTGTTGGTTATGTTGATGGAGATATCTTGTTGTGGAACTTATCAGTTCCTGGCAAGAAAAGTTCAGAGGCTGAAGCATCCTCTAGTTATGTCAAGCTGCAACTCTCAGCAGGAGATAGAAGACTCCCTGTTATTATTCTGCGTTGGTCTGCTAACAATGCACAGAATGGTTGTGGGGGCCAATTGTTTGTCTATGGTGGTGATGCAATTGGATCAGAGGAGTCCTTGACG GTCTTGAATCTTGATTGGTCCTCTGGGATAGCAGCACTGAAATGTGTTGAAAGAGTAGACCTTGGACTTGATGGATCTTTTGCAGATGCCATTGTAGTTTCAAATGCTAATGGAACAGGAATTGATGATGCTTCTTCCTTGTTTGTGTTGACAAATCCAGGGCAACTGCACTTTTATGACAAGACAAGCTTGTCTGCTTTAAAATCTAACCCAAAGAAGAAGCATGCAGATTTTGCTGTTAAGTGTCCTACAGTTGTACCTACCCTTGAACCACGTATAACTGTGGCAAACCTATATCCAGTGGATAGGAAATGGAATTCCTCAAGGACTCCTTCCGAG GAAGTTAAGAAAGCACAACTCCATCCAGCTCATGGTGTGACTGAACGGGAGATCAAAATGCCTAGTGTTGCCGGACAACTTCCTCTTACTGAGGATGGTGGAATAGAGAGAATACTTGTTGCTGGCTATCTGGATGGATCTGTCCGTCTGTGGAATGCAACATTTCCAGTCTTTTCACTTATAGCTACTCTGGAAGCTCAG GTGGAGGGCATTCAAGACACTGGTCCTAGAACAGCAATATCTGCTTTGGATTTCTCCTCCACTGCTTTAACTCTTGCCATTGGCCACCAATGTGGCCAG GTTTGTGTTTATAGCCTCATGGGGCAGTCTAAGACAACTAGCTTGAACTTGGTTCCGGATACTGAACAGGATG TTCAGTGCTGTCCAGGTGATGCTTGCTTTCAGTTTTCCCTTGTAAAATCTCCAGTAAGCATCCTAAAATTTGTAGCTGTGGGCTCCAGACTTGTCGCAGGATTTGAAAGCGGCCAG GTTGCCATGCTTGATATTTGTTCATCATCAGCCTTGTTCGTTACGGATTGTTTATCCAGCTCAAGTTCCGGAATCACTTCTGTGGCTGTGAATACATTAGCTGATGCTCGTGAAGACACTGTGGACCACTGTGAAGAGGGAACAACAAATGCACATCCGAAAGAGGTTATTTCAGTATTAACCAGAGATGCAGAAGTGGTTTTGCTCGATGGCTCCACCGGCAATAAAATTAGCTCTCAGGCAAAACACACAAAGGAAATGTCAACTGCTATATCTCTGTATATTTTAG ATGACATCACCTCTGTCGCTGAAAAGTTGCAAAAGCATTCTTCAACACTAGACAGTGCTGTGCAGCCTGAAGATTTGAGACAGACATGTGTGGATTACCAAATTTTGCTTTGTTGTCAGAATGGCTTGCATTTGCACTCTTTAAGTTCTATAATTCAG GGCGGTGTCAACCCTATTCGTGAAGTTAAACTTGCTAAACCATGTTCTTGGACTTCCATTCTTAAGAATGATGCTGAAAAATATGGACTGGTTTTAGTATATCAGAGTGGAGCAGTTGAAATAAG GTCCTTGCCGGATCTTAATGTCGTGGGAGAATCCTCACTAATGTCTATACTTCGATGGAATTCCAAGATAAACATGGATAAGACCATAAGTTCTCCTGGTAAAGGGATGATTTCACTG GTGAATGGGTCTGAATTTGCTATTTTATCTCTGTTGGCCTTCGGAAATGATTTTAG GATTCCGGAAGCTTTACCCTCGCTTCATAATAAATCTCTCGGGGCTGCTGCAGATGATGCTGTCGGTACATCCCAACATCAAAAGAAGAAACAG AATGCTACCGCCGGTATTTTTGGTGGCATCATGAAGGGGTTGAAAGGGTTTAAAGGACAGCAGGCTGCTGATTACAGTAACGCTCGAGATTCTCTTGTTACTCATCTGGAAAACATATTCTCTAGATTTCCGTTCTCAGACCCTACAAATGTAATGGATGACCTTGGAAGCCTGGAACTGAAGTTAG ATGATATTGAAATTGATGAACCTGTTCATGTTACTTCATCatctctcagcagtgatgatttCAGAAAAG AAAAGGAGACCGATAGAGACAGGTTATTGGAAGGTGGTACTAGTGATGCCAAGCCACGACAAAGAACTCGTGAAGAAATCATTGCTAAATATAGAAACAAGGGG GATGCTGCCTCTGCTGCAGCGGAGGCAAAAGATAAGCTTCTTGAGCGTCAGGAGAAACTCGAG AGGCTCAGTAAAAACACTCAGGAGCTACAAAGCGGGGCTGAAAACTTTGCGGATCTCGCAGGTGAGCTTGTCAAGGCCATGGAGAAACGCAAGTGGTGGAACCTGTAA
- the LOC104215408 gene encoding uncharacterized protein isoform X3 produces the protein MPDQLAIVGLLPQPSSLGNRVLIAYENGLIILWDVTEDRAVLVKKYKQLHVKDEIVVHASKNASEEKFRGSSDNQEGEKEISALCWLSSDGSILAVGYVDGDILLWNLSVPGKKSSEAEASSSYVKLQLSAGDRRLPVIILRWSANNAQNGCGGQLFVYGGDAIGSEESLTVLNLDWSSGIAALKCVERVDLGLDGSFADAIVVSNANGTGIDDASSLFVLTNPGQLHFYDKTSLSALKSNPKKKHADFAVKCPTVVPTLEPRITVANLYPVDRKWNSSRTPSEEVKKAQLHPAHGVTEREIKMPSVAGQLPLTEDGGIERILVAGYLDGSVRLWNATFPVFSLIATLEAQVEGIQDTGPRTAISALDFSSTALTLAIGHQCGQVCVYSLMGQSKTTSLNLVPDTEQDVQCCPGDACFQFSLVKSPVSILKFVAVGSRLVAGFESGQVAMLDICSSSALFVTDCLSSSSSGITSVAVNTLADAREDTVDHCEEGTTNAHPKEVISVLTRDAEVVLLDGSTGNKISSQAKHTKEMSTAISLYILDDITSVAEKLQKHSSTLDSAVQPEDLRQTCVDYQILLCCQNGLHLHSLSSIIQGGVNPIREVKLAKPCSWTSILKNDAEKYGLVLVYQSGAVEIRSLPDLNVVGESSLMSILRWNSKINMDKTISSPGKGMISLVNGSEFAILSLLAFGNDFRIPEALPSLHNKSLGAAADDAVGTSQHQKKKQNATAGIFGGIMKGLKGFKGQQAADYSNARDSLVTHLENIFSRFPFSDPTNVMDDLGSLELKLDDIEIDEPVHVTSSSLSSDDFRKEKETDRDRLLEGGTSDAKPRQRTREEIIAKYRNKGDAASAAAEAKDKLLERQEKLERLSKNTQELQSGAENFADLAGELVKAMEKRKWWNL, from the exons ATGCCTGATCAACTAGCCATTGTTGGTTTACTTCCCCAACCTAGTTCACTTGGAAATAG GGTCCTAATTGCTTATGAGAATGGATTAATTATTCTCTGGGACGTTACAGAAGATCGAGCTGTTCTTGTTAAAAAGTATAAACAGCTCCATGTGAAGGATGAAATTGTTGTTCATGCTTCAAAAAATGCAAGTGAAGAGAAGTTTCGTGGTTCATCAGATAATCAAGAAGGGGAAAAGGAAATAAGCGCACTCTGTTGGTTGTCATCTGATGGGTCAATTTTGGCTGTTGGTTATGTTGATGGAGATATCTTGTTGTGGAACTTATCAGTTCCTGGCAAGAAAAGTTCAGAGGCTGAAGCATCCTCTAGTTATGTCAAGCTGCAACTCTCAGCAGGAGATAGAAGACTCCCTGTTATTATTCTGCGTTGGTCTGCTAACAATGCACAGAATGGTTGTGGGGGCCAATTGTTTGTCTATGGTGGTGATGCAATTGGATCAGAGGAGTCCTTGACG GTCTTGAATCTTGATTGGTCCTCTGGGATAGCAGCACTGAAATGTGTTGAAAGAGTAGACCTTGGACTTGATGGATCTTTTGCAGATGCCATTGTAGTTTCAAATGCTAATGGAACAGGAATTGATGATGCTTCTTCCTTGTTTGTGTTGACAAATCCAGGGCAACTGCACTTTTATGACAAGACAAGCTTGTCTGCTTTAAAATCTAACCCAAAGAAGAAGCATGCAGATTTTGCTGTTAAGTGTCCTACAGTTGTACCTACCCTTGAACCACGTATAACTGTGGCAAACCTATATCCAGTGGATAGGAAATGGAATTCCTCAAGGACTCCTTCCGAG GAAGTTAAGAAAGCACAACTCCATCCAGCTCATGGTGTGACTGAACGGGAGATCAAAATGCCTAGTGTTGCCGGACAACTTCCTCTTACTGAGGATGGTGGAATAGAGAGAATACTTGTTGCTGGCTATCTGGATGGATCTGTCCGTCTGTGGAATGCAACATTTCCAGTCTTTTCACTTATAGCTACTCTGGAAGCTCAG GTGGAGGGCATTCAAGACACTGGTCCTAGAACAGCAATATCTGCTTTGGATTTCTCCTCCACTGCTTTAACTCTTGCCATTGGCCACCAATGTGGCCAG GTTTGTGTTTATAGCCTCATGGGGCAGTCTAAGACAACTAGCTTGAACTTGGTTCCGGATACTGAACAGGATG TTCAGTGCTGTCCAGGTGATGCTTGCTTTCAGTTTTCCCTTGTAAAATCTCCAGTAAGCATCCTAAAATTTGTAGCTGTGGGCTCCAGACTTGTCGCAGGATTTGAAAGCGGCCAG GTTGCCATGCTTGATATTTGTTCATCATCAGCCTTGTTCGTTACGGATTGTTTATCCAGCTCAAGTTCCGGAATCACTTCTGTGGCTGTGAATACATTAGCTGATGCTCGTGAAGACACTGTGGACCACTGTGAAGAGGGAACAACAAATGCACATCCGAAAGAGGTTATTTCAGTATTAACCAGAGATGCAGAAGTGGTTTTGCTCGATGGCTCCACCGGCAATAAAATTAGCTCTCAGGCAAAACACACAAAGGAAATGTCAACTGCTATATCTCTGTATATTTTAG ATGACATCACCTCTGTCGCTGAAAAGTTGCAAAAGCATTCTTCAACACTAGACAGTGCTGTGCAGCCTGAAGATTTGAGACAGACATGTGTGGATTACCAAATTTTGCTTTGTTGTCAGAATGGCTTGCATTTGCACTCTTTAAGTTCTATAATTCAG GGCGGTGTCAACCCTATTCGTGAAGTTAAACTTGCTAAACCATGTTCTTGGACTTCCATTCTTAAGAATGATGCTGAAAAATATGGACTGGTTTTAGTATATCAGAGTGGAGCAGTTGAAATAAG GTCCTTGCCGGATCTTAATGTCGTGGGAGAATCCTCACTAATGTCTATACTTCGATGGAATTCCAAGATAAACATGGATAAGACCATAAGTTCTCCTGGTAAAGGGATGATTTCACTG GTGAATGGGTCTGAATTTGCTATTTTATCTCTGTTGGCCTTCGGAAATGATTTTAG GATTCCGGAAGCTTTACCCTCGCTTCATAATAAATCTCTCGGGGCTGCTGCAGATGATGCTGTCGGTACATCCCAACATCAAAAGAAGAAACAG AATGCTACCGCCGGTATTTTTGGTGGCATCATGAAGGGGTTGAAAGGGTTTAAAGGACAGCAGGCTGCTGATTACAGTAACGCTCGAGATTCTCTTGTTACTCATCTGGAAAACATATTCTCTAGATTTCCGTTCTCAGACCCTACAAATGTAATGGATGACCTTGGAAGCCTGGAACTGAAGTTAG ATGATATTGAAATTGATGAACCTGTTCATGTTACTTCATCatctctcagcagtgatgatttCAGAAAAG AAAAGGAGACCGATAGAGACAGGTTATTGGAAGGTGGTACTAGTGATGCCAAGCCACGACAAAGAACTCGTGAAGAAATCATTGCTAAATATAGAAACAAGGGG GATGCTGCCTCTGCTGCAGCGGAGGCAAAAGATAAGCTTCTTGAGCGTCAGGAGAAACTCGAG AGGCTCAGTAAAAACACTCAGGAGCTACAAAGCGGGGCTGAAAACTTTGCGGATCTCGCAGGTGAGCTTGTCAAGGCCATGGAGAAACGCAAGTGGTGGAACCTGTAA